The following is a genomic window from Heliangelus exortis chromosome 26, bHelExo1.hap1, whole genome shotgun sequence.
TCTCCTTGGACAGCAGGTAGAGCCGGGAGTACTCCTCATGGAACGCCTGCCAAGCAAACACACGTGATAACATGGTTACTAACGCTGCAGCAGCTGATATGAAGTGGGGTACAGAGCTGCCTCAGACAGTTTTGGTAACCCTCTTGCAAGTGTTGAGGCTGTAAAGATTGACTGCAATGCACTTACATCTGTAGTAAGCTGCAGGAGTATCTGGTGATTTACATTCCTGCAGACTAACAGCATGGGTGATTTCTCCCATGAAGCACTTTTAGTTAAATCTACCTGCCTGTAAAATCTAACACCAACTTCAATTCTCAGCAGTGCCTGTTCTTTGAAATCCCTCTGTTCAACACATACATGTCCTGAGGACATTTTACAGGAGAGGTCAGAGTAAACCTGCACCTTCAGGACCAAAAAATGTTGATTGCTGGGTTATTATCACACTGAGGACTCAGAGTACAGGTTCTGAAAGGTATGCAAAGAAAGCCTACTTTTTATAAAGCAGAGCTAGAGAACTGCTAATACTAAAAGGAGAATAAATAGAGAAAagttagaaacaaaacaaaaagctttttctcctgGGAGGAGGGAGCTTGCTTATAAGCAATTGTTTAGAACAGGAGGGTACATTGCCCCAGGAAGAGAGCAAAACCAGAGCTGGGAGACAGACAGAAAGGCCATTAACTAAAACAAAAACTACACAAATTGTTCCCTTCACATTCCTGATATGCCAGTACAGCACAGACTCCCCATTCTGTGGAAACAGATACCCATGCTATTGGGTTGAGCAAACAAGTGTGGTACCTTCACGAGCCCTGCTTCAGACCCATCTCGATCAAAGGTCTGGCGGGCTTTTGCAATAGCCAGGATGACACCTTGCATGGCTGGACTCAGCATCACCTAccacaaaagcaagaaaacagagacaagaacaaagaaaacagtgacaggcaaggaaagaagagaaggcACCATGAAGAAAACTCTTAGAAGAGAAGGTTTAAAGGAAATTGTATTAATATATGTGGAATAAGCGTGAGCAGTGATTTACTTATATCCTACTCACACCTTCCATCACATGCACTTTACAtgcagggtgtttttttttaagcattaacTGTCTAAAGCCTGGCCATGCCTTGAATTTATCAATTCAAAGCAGACTATCCATATCCCCTCTGTCTCCCATTGCACCTAAGCCATATCAATTGAGAGCCATGCCTATGCCTTGTGCCAGCTTTGTACAAGCCGATATTAAACATACCCAAGGAGTAAAGGCCTCTGGATTTGATGAAATCCAACTGTGTGAAAAACACAACTTCCAAAACACTGCTAGAGTATGTACAAATGCAGGTAACAAAACATCAGGAGCCACGGTGCTGCAAGTTATGGTATTAGTGGTTAAATGTCCAAGAGGGGATGAAATGGTCACTGAAGACAGTAAAGAGGCTTGTATACAAGCTAAGACAGCTAGGATCAATTTTGATAGAGTTGTACCAGAAAGAAGACCTAAAGGAACAATGAGCAGATCTAACGATTGAGCGCTGttacagagctgcttttctggtGGTGTTTAGAAATGAAATTAGTGAATTATTTGGTCTGGCTGCCTTCATTCTCATAGCAGGAAAATGTGCCTAATCCCCAGAACCACTTCCATGACAGACTCCAGTTGTGCCCCGTCTTAGGAAAGCTCAAAGCCAGCTACAAAGTTAAAGGTTAGTGACAGGCAGTGATTAACCTCTGCACTGGGATCTGTACCTCCTCATTATATCCGTCTGCATCGGATCTAACAGGAATCTTCCCTACACTGGGGATTTCCACTTCAGAGACCTGAGAGCCGCTCTGGGCAGCAGGCTCTGTTTCCTCAGCGTCCTGGACTGGTTCTGCTTGAACTGTAAGGGCTGTTTCTCTCGGCTGGGCCTTCACTGGCTCTACTTCCTTGGCCTGTGgccaaggagaaaaagaagtgagAGGGTAAGGGaacccaaagcaaaaaataaaggcaaacaAGAGAGGACTGAACTACAGAATTACACAGaaataggaaaagcaaaagTCAATAAGAATGATGTAAGGCCAAAGAGAGGTGGCTCTGTGAGCCGGGGCTCTGCTCCTACCTCACAGAGAGCTGCCTCCACACCATTCTTCTCGTAGGCGTCAGCGGTGTTGGCGATGGCCTTGGCAGTCTGTTCTTTGGCAATCATGGCGTGCTCGGAGGAGAGGGAGTGCATGCTCTGCTCACAGGCGGAAGACTGGTCTGTGGGGCCAGAGGGGTGGCACTGCTGAGCACCGAGGGGAAGACTTCTAGCTCCCCTCCCattctgaaatgctttgtgGCCTGTCCATGCAGGGTTGAGCAGGTGCTGCCTTCACCCCAGGGGTGCAGGCATTTCATCACCAGCCTGCAGGTCACACACCACAAGGGATTGCCACTCAGCACTGTCCCACTTGTCAtagtttaatgctgggctggcaattaaaccaatgacagatgctctctattaatcccctcctcccttcctctgctgAGAAAGAATGTGAGAGAGTAACGGAGGGAGACTTagagttggaaactaaactacacagcatcaatgaaacagtagtgacagaaaggaaaaagattaaatataaAGAACTTTATACAAAAGTGGTATtacattcctccccccttcccctcagtAATGCTTATGCccccaccaaggctgcagggcaggtaCTGGACAAGTCCATGtggggctcctggagtcagcagcaattaggagctggaggcaggaacacacagagtCAGGAAGGCAGGGATCGGGATCACAGGCAGACAGATGGATGGAAAcctcccaggatgccagccaTGGACCAAGAGGGCTTGACCCTcctgatccctcaaatttatacccAGAGTATGACGTGCacgggatggaatactctgctTGGTCAGTTCAGCCTACTCCACTCCTCCCTcaaggagggctgcaggtgtgactcCCTGACTCCCTTTCTGTTTCTGGAGCttaagatgtttttcagaaccgagcagtgtccttggttctgcataccatttgccagcagtaactataaacatcaggtgttatcagtcctagaagcagacactgcctgagaaactggCTGTTAGTTTAGCACATGCAGCTACTAggaagagacttagctgaaagtaaaattacaataAAGAAAATTGGGTCTATCCTGGCTCAAATCAGGACACCACAACACTTGAACATTTTCTACttggtatttatttaaaaagtcaaaaagTGAGGTGAGATTGGCCCATTATGATTAAATGAATGGAAACAAGCATTTCTACTGACAAGTCTGGGAAGATGCACACATAAAACTAGTGGAAAAGCCTTCGTATTGCCAGGAGAGCCTCTGCCAGTTGCCTTAGCTACCTCACAACAGTTTCTCCTAGATATCTCAAAGGTGATGCAAGGTTCCAACACAATAGTAATTTTGACCAGATGGTTGTTACCAGTTTCAACATGGTTTGCAAATGCAGCCATGCTATTACCTGGTCCTGATTCAGATGAGAGTTCCTGCGATTCGGAAGCAGGTGAAGGCTCCATTTGAGGAATCTTGCAAGACTGCTCCTCCTCCcactcctctgcctcctgctcaaGTCGCCAGTTGTCCTCCTGGATGTAGTGTCTCAGCTCTGGGGGCAAGGCTTCAACTTCCTTCTGAAATTGGCCAAGCTCTGTGCCATCACCCTTGTCTGGAAGAAAGGCAGGACTGGTACAGAAAGGAACATGATCGCAGCAAGACACCACCACTAGAGCCTCCACAAAAACCCAGTGGCAGTATGGAAAGCCACAATCACACTGGCCAAGGAGTTATggggaaaaaccccacaactttcAACTAGCTTTGCAATTTCAGGTGATTTATAAGAACAAGttcaaaaataaagataaatctATAGatctaacagaaaaaaaaggcctgTTTTGTTCTGCCACTGGGTGGCATTGATCACAGACAAATTGCAGAagcagtgcctgctgctgcagtgagTCAGAAATATGTCCTTATCCAAGGGCTACCATCATACAAAAACCAGCCTTTATGCTACCAAGAGCTGGAAAAGCCACAATTCAGCTGGAGACATATCTACAGCAGAACATGGCGAATAAAGGTAGGAAACTGCATGGATTCCTGAGCAAAAGTGTCACACTGCTATTTCTCAGAGCTTTTTAGATATCCTTCTGTGTTCAGTTATAAATAGCATAAAAACCAAGCAGCATCAGCTTCAGAGAAGCCTTACAATTTTATCAAAAGCAAATGGCAATTCTATATGCCATCTAATTCTCATGCATCCATTGTAATACAAAAGcatcttgaaaaaaatgacaaaaattgcattaaatagtaggggaaaaaattatGGAATAATTTCAGGAACGGAACTATCATGGCAAGACAGACAAAGAACAACCTCCAAATCCTCATCAGCCATATTTAGCAGTGAACAGAATGATAGTTCCTCATTGTTTCTTTCTATTTATTGCATCAAAATGAGCCACACGTGAAATTATTAGGTTCTTGTACAGCTGTCTGCCATGTATAGTGCCACGTTCACGATAATTTCTCCACATAACTATTTATACATTGGCACTGCAAACACACTTTCAAGTCTGAGCTGCTAGTACTGGCAACTCATGCACCAGGAAAAGATGCATAAAAAAGGAGCTGTTCAGGCTCAGTGTAATggcatcacagaaaaaaaaaaaagctgacaagTCAAAAACCATGgcaaaaatggaagaaataaagtAAGGGCATACAAAACACCtcttacaaaataaatactgcCAGATAAGCTATATAAAGAGTCATAGAGAAAAACACCAGCACTAGATGCACTTTGGAAGGGGCAAGACATGAATAATCTTTACCTAATCTCTGTCTTTGGTTTTCAACCACATCAGGGTCTGAGACATGACTCGAAATTATTTCACTTCTACCTGGGGTGAAGCCTTTTGTACTGTCAAAGTGCAACTGAGCCGAAGTCAAGTTGAGAAATGTGACAACCACAGAGAGACAAGACCAGACCTAAACACCTCCTGAACCATACAGCTGTGGTACCTGACACAAGGCGGGACACCTTGTCGCTGATGTACATCAGGCAGTAGGCACTGGCATTCCTCAAGCCACCAAATGAATctctctccagctcttcccacGATGATTCTGTTACTGAGATGTCATTGTATTTCAGCCAGCTTTTTCGAGGCTGGTCATATATGTAGGCCCAGTAGTGACCAGCATTTGCTTGCCCTTCATGCACCAGGACAGCATGCAAATGGTAGGGAACCTGCAAGGTCACACAGATGTTTTCAGATGTGCCTTCAGCAAAAGGAATTGGTCTGACTCTACAAAAACCACAAACGTGCACAGCTGCACCCTGGCACAAGGCTCTTGGTTTACAGGGTAAATTCCCTGCTAAGGGCAAACTGAATTTTCAGGGAAAGAGCAACAAGATTTTCATAAAGaatcttttctctgctttatcATAAAactgggattaaaaaaatacaatcaagCAGACAACTTAAGATGACAGCTACTCACAAAAAACATCAGCAATATCAGTTTAATATTTCCCTAATGAGGCTGCACTGCTTacctgctggaggagggggtCACAGTACATTTGTTCAATGGACAGGTTGGTTCTGGTAATAGACTCTTTCAGATCTGCCAAGAACAAGAGGAAGACATACAAATTAATGACTATCCATTTGGCCACTCTAGCCCCTTTCACTTCAAAACCTCTGAAGCCATGCAGTAACTATCACACTTCAGACTGGGGCTGAAGCCTGCACAAGATGAATTGTAGATGGGGATGTATCCAGTTGAAACAACAGAGGGGAAGCCAGGCTGGTGctccataggaaaaaaaccacaaagataTTTGGGACCCACCCTGCACATCCTGTTCGATCTCGTTCCTCCACCGTTGCAGGCACGTCTGAACGAGGTTCAGCTCTTCCTGGGAAACCATGTGAGGGGCTGGATGTTCTGACATTTCTGCTGGAGGATTAGAAGGCTGGAATGGTGAAGTTGGTTTCTGCTGTGGTGACGAGGAATTTGCCAAAAATAAAGTTGTATCTTCAGTCCTATCATCTTTCCTCTCTAGTATGCTGTGAAGCAAAATCCAAGAAgggtgttttttcattttttctttttggaaaagaatCGTGAAATAAGCCAAATAAAAATTGCTCCAGACCCAGAGCAGGATTTCCCTTCCAGGATGGTACAAAATGTAGAAAGGAACAAGTACATTGAAGACTTCAGCCTTAGCAGaccaaattaaaatacagaagaaacagaagctaAAATTCTTTCAGAACTCCGTAAGCACAGATCCACAATGATCAATTCCAAAAATTCCTTCCCTTACTACTAAGAAACTAATGTATTTACTCAGCTTAATTTAGAATGTAAACCAACCATGCTGGCCAGGTTTTTAATAATCCAATATTGGGTTTATTTACTGGTtgatgaacaaaaaaaaaattagtagcCTAACCAAAACGAGCATATAATTAAACTCATAACTGCTGCTTAGACAAGGAATACCATGATGtttttggaaaaggaagaacTATCTAGATGCAGTGTTATATTTACACAAACAGAACCAAATTATGAGGAAAGCAGGGACTGACTGCTTGCACAGGCTTTTGCAGGTTGCAGCATCATGCTCACAACTGCCCAGATAaataatctgcttttaaaattaaaacaggcAACAttcagctgaaaagcaaagtgttctccaacaaattatttctgtttctgtttacTAACCCCTTTGACTGTGAAAGCACATCGAAGGCACAAGGCTCAGCCTGGGACTGCAGGAATGCTGTCTGAGAGCTCTGAGCAGAAGCACTAATTCCAGCTGGCTTGGTGGTGATAAACTCAAGAACGTACTGGAGCATGTCGGGCAGAGGGAAGCGGGCTGGCCCAGAGCCATACTTCATGTacctgcagaaacagcagcacGTCAGATGAACAGAGGAACCTGACTGGTTAAACCTCAGGggacaacagaaaaagcaacagggAATAAAAtccccaggcagggatggagcagtgaaaggaggagggaaaaccCCAGGTGCTGCACAGGGTCACTCACCACCTCCCACCAGCAGACCTTGGGAGCCTCAAGGCTGCACGAactgtgaagcagcagccaaaaCATGGGGATGCTATCAGCCCTGGCTCAAAACACACCTCATTGTCCCAAGCTTCTCGcaaccaaaccattctgtttGCCTTTCCTTTATGAATTTCTCTCCTATTGGAAAGCTCATTTGAAAGGAAGAGTTTGCACACTCCCATGGGACACAAAAACACAGCTAGCTGACTACTTACCTTTCCAGTTTCTGTTGTAGAATCGCCATCTTCTCCTTCAAcctcttcatttcttctctcttcatcTGAATAAGCTCTTTACTGCAGTAGAGGTAcctaagcaaagaaaaagaaagccctCCGcatgcattttatttgcttctaCTATCCACAATCTCTTATAATGATCTTAGAATCCTTCCTTGCTCACTCATACGACCTTTTTAACTTCAGTTAGAATAAAGCAAGAGCTTTGAGTGTACTGTACAATAGAACAACTCACCTGTCCATATAAATAGTCTGGGGAAACTCTAGCTTGGTGTGAATTTTCTCTGGCTGTCCTAGGGACTGATTGAACTCAAATCGGGAGAGTTCAAAGGTCAGTACTGGTGGGAGTTTTGTAAACCAGCGCTgtaacaaaagcagaaatgccCCCAAAGGGACGTGTTTTAAGATCACTGCTAAATGGCACATTTTAGAATGAtcctaaattatttttgatTGATCCTAAGTATCTGTTTGCCTTTAAACATTGATTTAGtgtgtattttgtttaaagAGTGGCTAGTCAGAAAGCCAAATTTTATGAGATTAAAATTTCTGATTCCATTTTACATTACTACTGTGAAAAAGCCCCGTAACAGCTTTCAGAAAGTTACTTGTCTTGCCTGATGCATCCAGCCTGATGAGTTATTATCAGGCCCAGTACCAAGTTTTACAATATTAGCAGATACTATACAAACTCTGGATGTCAGCAAGAGCCTCCACAAGAGTTCCTTGCCAATGTAGATCACATGCAATGatgaagaacaaaacagaagtcCTTAAGCAGTACCTCACTCCTTACCCTCTCCCCGTCTAGTTACAAACTACTCATCTGAGGAGATTCAGAGAAGAAACCCATTTCCTGTATGTTTCATACATTGTTTTAAAGAGCCATGCTGAAAGACTTCTGGGATGGATTTACATTTcatctctccctcttcctgggTTCACAAATACTCCCAGAAATTCCCTTCACCTGCCACAGCATGGCACCACACTGCTGGGCTTAAGACGAGTGCACTAAGCTCAGTTCTCTCTGCAGGATTCATGTCAGATGTCCTGCTGCAATAGATCTGCCTGACAAAGTGCACCAGCAATCTGTAGatctaaaatatttacaatgagtgcaatttttaattatgaaaaaaaaaccaaaaacaaaactttgCAAGGAAATGGCCAGGTAGCAAAGCTTTTTGAGAAGCAGACTGATCTTCAGAACGAGAGAACacaagaagagagaaggaacGATTTACACACCAATTATCTAGAGGAAATGCAAGTTCTTTGTAATCCCACTGGATGCTTTGAGCTTCAGTACACTCACCTACGTTCTCAAAAGACAAAATGCACCTTATTCTCTATGTCCCCTAGCATGCAGTCCTCTAGCCACGCCATCCTAGGGAGTGAAATTAAGATGCAGAGTTTTTCCAGTCAGATTTCTTAGAAATAAAGCCAGAGCCATTTCCTTCTATCCGTACAGATAAAGAATGATGAGAACACATTTCCATTATTAGTCCAATTTGCCTCACCTTTCAGAAAAGGATTTGGAGGAACTAAAAAGTTTGGCTTGAAAAGGACCTGCACAACTAACTCCCTATGACCGACCCTTTGTCTCTGGCACCAGCATACATCAGTATCCCCTACATCTGCTGTAAATGCATCTGAACAGCTCCAGGAAGGAACTAGGGAAGCCAGAAACAAACATTTGAGTCTAGAGTCAGATCAGCTTCACCCACCCAAAACTTCACTTCTCCTTTCCCACTTTAAACCACAGCAACacatttttcagacattttccTAGACCTGAATGCCCTCTCCTGCCCCCTCTACACCAGACACCTATGCAAACTTCTTTGCTGCCTTCCAGTTTTTTGCAAAGTTAACTTCTTAGCTGATCTTACACATGTAGGATGTTGAAAGTAATGGTAGGTCTTCACTTTCTACTTTGCTGCAACTAAGTATTTTATGGTTGGTTTGTGATTTGcgagaataaagaaaaaaaaaagaaaaaaaagaaaaaaaaataatcagcacAGTCAGAAGATAAGAGtgaaaatgaggaggaaataAACACACCATAATAGGGAGAAAGATACAAATTCCAAATGGCATACCATAGAGTTAAGCACTGTACTTTTACCCTCCGAAAATATGGAGGCAGTGGTTCTCCCCCTACTCAGGTACAGGTAGGCTTcaacagaaagagagagacttTATCACACTTGCATCAGAAGCAGATGTTTAccttttcaatttaaaacaaactccCTGAACTGGTTATCTAGGACAACAAATCTCTACAAATAAGGAAAGACTTAGTATCCAGCCATTAACACATATTTATGTGAGATTCCAGgtacacagaaaatattttgtattcagTTCTTCAGGAACGTTTACAATTTAAAGTTATCAAAATACAGTGAGACACCCTTGGGCTATAGGtgttgcatttttctgcagcaggcaATGAAAAGCTCCAAACCAAAATGTAAAACTAACCTCCTGTCCATACTTCACCGACTGGGATGCTGTTGCCTCGTCCATCTCACCCTCCACCATGGCTCCTTCCAAGCACTCGTTTAAGTTTCGATAACCATTTACCTGAAGGGGGTACTGACCAAAGGCTTCGATCTTGGAAAAGGTATTGCCTGGACAACGGAAATGAGACAAAACTTGTGAACTAATCATGTCATCAGGGCTATAAATCAAAACACTCAAAGGAGTTAACACATCAACTACCAAGCCCTTCACTCACCCTCATGGACACCCTCTGTCAAGAAAGTACCATAGAAAAGTTGTACCATTGGGTTTTCAGATTTGTCCCCAGGGCTCctgtttcaaaaagaaaaagcacatgTTTTTTGCAGCTGCAGGCTGTCAAAAAGCCCCAAGTCATAACCAAAGCCTGTATCTGGGCATTTTCCTAcactaaaaattaaagtttttaatCCAAGTTACGTTTTTCAGGTTCCCCTAAGAAGCTGATTTACTCTGCAGGCCACATGGGCACTGAACAAAGTCCTAGACTTATGTAGAGGAAATGTAGATATCACACTTCATAAGCATCTTTTGAGCTTAAGGAGCACCATCCTCAGTAAAGAAGGAACTCTGTCTCTCATTATCTCAACATTTTCACCTGAAGCCCTGTTGTTTGTTAAGACgctgcatttaaaaatctgcttctcCTCCGTGTCTGACTGTCAGGTCAAACTCCTGAGACCACAGCAAACTCACTTGGTGTTCACAGCAAGCTGGAATGCATCCTCCAGCCAGTCCAGAAGCTTGTGTGTAAATTCACTCACATCTTGCTAGAAGAGAGATAAAAGTAGAGAGTCATGCATCATACCCACCAGAAAGTGCTTTTGTGGCTTACTGGTCTCACCAGCCCCTGGCAGAGGACCTGACTGGCACTGCCATACCTACCCAGCCAAAGGAAGTGGGAAACTCAAGTGCTGGGCTGATTTAGACCGATAATGAACACTCTGCTCATCTGCAAACTAGATCAGAGGAAATTATTGTGATCGCTTCCCAACTACCCAGATGGCACTGGGTAGAGCACTGTGATGCTGGCTGTTTAATTAGCAAGCACGTACATTTCGCCTAAACAACACAGGGACAGCTGCTTGTCAGTTGACAAACATGGGAAGAGGCCTCTAAAAGCAATAGTAGAATGAGGCGAGAGAGGATCGTCACAGCTGCAAGTGCTACTGTGAAGGAAGCAAAAGGCTTTTTAAGGCAGTTTTACCTGCTGTTCTTCAGCGGATCTAAACGCATCCCTCAAGAGTTCCAGTGCTGCAGAGGGGTCTACAAACTTACGACGTGTCCCCAGCATTAAAGCAAACAGACACTGAAGTTCTTGCATGAatgcaatatttctttttccctgcattgcaaaaagaagaaaatccaaacCCTTCCTGCAACTTGAAAGAGCAGCATCTTAAAACAAAGTGCTACAGAATACTGGGTGCACATAGCTTAAGAGGTACCACCAACCACCAAGGAAAGAGATGACGTTAGAAGgacaaaagcagaaagacaTGCAGTGTCATTTCTTGGAACCAATATGGTCCCCCCATGGatgcatgggaaaaaaaaatgtaatccaAACAAAACCCTTAGAGAAAAGGGGACCAGAAGTAGCAGCTGCTAAAATAGAAGGCAAAAGCCTGTGAATTTATGAATTTATTCTCTTTGTAGTTGAGGTTTTTTAGAGTACCAAGTACATATATGAAAGCAACTACAATGAAATCTCTTAAATGGTGGTGGCCACAAGTTAGAACAATATAAAAAGCAAAGTATTATTCTTTGTACACctttttctctaaatattttgTAAGCGCCTTCTGCTGGCTGCTCTCAGAAGGCTCTGGGCCTCAAGGGACCTCCAGCCTGGCTCAATCACCAGCTCTTCTGTGGTGCATGTGAATCAATGAACAATCTGGAACTACCAAGTAAGTTTTATGGTACAAATTCCTCCTCACGCCACAGTTAAAAGGTCTAGAGGAAGCTTTACATGAAGCACCTGATTTTCTTCTACAGTGGTTCTGTCTTTGAAAAGTATTTCCCACATTTCTCTTTAACGCCTCCTGGCAATTTGAAAGCCATTAACTCAGGCTCAAGAGTCTCACATGGCCCCAAGTCAAATCTACTAAGGGAATGAGCAAAACAGGATTCCACAGGGGAGGGAAACTTGACTGCAATACTCGATGAAAACTTACAGTGTGACTACGACAACTTTCAAGCACATTTGGTGGTAGGGAGTACCCAAGAACCAGCCTCCGAAATTCAGGCAACTGGAACAGAGACTGCAAGGAAAAGAGAGGCAGAGACCGGTTACCACCTGCAAGGCTTTGACTCACCACAACTTGATGCCCAGTTGTCTCTTCTACTTGACAGCATGTTTTGTTAACTTCTAATTTTTGATGGCTTTATATTACTACACAAACGTTCAGGAAGCGTGCAGTCTGCATGCTGGAACAGCACATTCCCACCCACCAGAGAACAAAGCCTCGTCCTGCCATTTCTTGGGTACAAATCACCATTTTAGGAACAAGTATTCTATTCTGCACAGGTAAGCTTAGGAACAGCATCCAGGAGCAAGTCACAGCGATAAAGGAGCCCATGGGAAGCTTTCTTACTTCATACCAAAGCAGGAGACATACAATTAATGTCCATCTGCTGTAAAAGTCAGAAGAGACAAATTCAGTTCCACATCTTGGTGTCTCTCCCCGTTTAGGTTATCACTAATAATACATGCTGCCTAGTTGCTTATTCCTTCAAGCACAAATGCCAGTGTGTTCCATTAGCTGGAACACAATACACCACGCATTACATACCCAACAATAACcacagtaaaattaaattatcagTTCAATTTGCCAGTCAAGCTTCTGCCATTCAGGAAGCATCAGGACATTGCTGCACCACTACAACCCCTGAGTATGTACACACAGATTATATGAACCTGCATCTATTTTTACTCAATCTATTTAACTGCTCTTTGTCTCTTTCTGTGTGAGCCCAAAGAAATCAGAACCCTATCAAATAAAACCAGGTCTCACTGCAGCATGGTCACCTTTGCCTATCACTCAACAGAACTGCTCCATGTTTAATTCTAACTGATAAACATTTTGACTCCAAGACTG
Proteins encoded in this region:
- the USP28 gene encoding ubiquitin carboxyl-terminal hydrolase 28 isoform X1 encodes the protein MTAELQAPGGGGQVDCQMLLNQLKEITGIQDSAFLHAALKAANGDLMEAVTFLTEEHAQEPSRDTAAVEPSVWEGSAVGKQLPQNVTAALVPDNRDDLSAADVFRPLEAPKAQAAERDAAARPQEAHSAENKNRSKRKRCEVWGETSKQNNWRRVGDWPVGMKNIGNTCWFSSVIQSLFQLPEFRRLVLGYSLPPNVLESCRSHTGKRNIAFMQELQCLFALMLGTRRKFVDPSAALELLRDAFRSAEEQQQDVSEFTHKLLDWLEDAFQLAVNTKSPGDKSENPMVQLFYGTFLTEGVHEGNTFSKIEAFGQYPLQVNGYRNLNECLEGAMVEGEMDEATASQSVKYGQERWFTKLPPVLTFELSRFEFNQSLGQPEKIHTKLEFPQTIYMDRYLYCSKELIQMKREEMKRLKEKMAILQQKLERYMKYGSGPARFPLPDMLQYVLEFITTKPAGISASAQSSQTAFLQSQAEPCAFDVLSQSKGILERKDDRTEDTTLFLANSSSPQQKPTSPFQPSNPPAEMSEHPAPHMVSQEELNLVQTCLQRWRNEIEQDVQDLKESITRTNLSIEQMYCDPLLQQVPYHLHAVLVHEGQANAGHYWAYIYDQPRKSWLKYNDISVTESSWEELERDSFGGLRNASAYCLMYISDKVSRLVSDKGDGTELGQFQKEVEALPPELRHYIQEDNWRLEQEAEEWEEEQSCKIPQMEPSPASESQELSSESGPDQSSACEQSMHSLSSEHAMIAKEQTAKAIANTADAYEKNGVEAALCEAKEVEPVKAQPRETALTVQAEPVQDAEETEPAAQSGSQVSEVEIPSVGKIPVRSDADGYNEEVMLSPAMQGVILAIAKARQTFDRDGSEAGLVKAFHEEYSRLYLLSKETPTPQNDPRLQHVLVYFLQNNAPQQVVERTLLEQFADKNLSYDERSISIMKVARAKLREIGPDDVDMEEYKRWHEDYSLFRKVSVYLLTGLELYQNGKYQESLTYLVYAYQTNSKLLLKGANRGVSESLIALYRRKCLLKLNELAASLFVSCKEAHVAEGISILNELIIPCMHLMNNFDISKEDLDAIEVMRNCWCSYLGREDMDAKLQMKLGELLPRLLDSSTEVIVLKEPPKIRPNSPYDLCSRFAAVMESIHGASAVTVQ
- the USP28 gene encoding ubiquitin carboxyl-terminal hydrolase 28 isoform X4, with the translated sequence MTAELQAPGGGGQVDCQMLLNQLKEITGIQDSAFLHAALKAANGDLMEAVTFLTEEHAQEPSRDTAAVEPSVWEGSAVGKQLPQNVTAALVPDNRDDLSAADVFRPLEAPKAQAAERDAAARPQEAHSAENKNRSKRKRCEVWGETSKQNNWRRVGDWPVGMKNIGNTCWFSSVIQSLFQLPEFRRLVLGYSLPPNVLESCRSHTGKRNIAFMQELQCLFALMLGTRRKFVDPSAALELLRDAFRSAEEQQQDVSEFTHKLLDWLEDAFQLAVNTKSPGDKSENPMVQLFYGTFLTEGVHEGNTFSKIEAFGQYPLQVNGYRNLNECLEGAMVEGEMDEATASQSVKYGQERWFTKLPPVLTFELSRFEFNQSLGQPEKIHTKLEFPQTIYMDRYLYCSKELIQMKREEMKRLKEKMAILQQKLERYMKYGSGPARFPLPDMLQYVLEFITTKPAGISASAQSSQTAFLQSQAEPCAFDVLSQSKGILERKDDRTEDTTLFLANSSSPQQKPTSPFQPSNPPAEMSEHPAPHMVSQEELNLVQTCLQRWRNEIEQDVQDLKESITRTNLSIEQMYCDPLLQQVPYHLHAVLVHEGQANAGHYWAYIYDQPRKSWLKYNDISVTESSWEELERDSFGGLRNASAYCLMYISDKVSRLVSDKGDGTELGQFQKEVEALPPELRHYIQEDNWRLEQEAEEWEEEQSCKIPQMEPSPASESQELSSESGPDQSSACEQSMHSLSSEHAMIAKEQTAKAIANTADAYEKNGVEAALCEAKEVEPVKAQPRETALTVQAEPVQDAEETEPAAQSGSQVSEVEIPSVGKIPVRSDADGYNEEAFHEEYSRLYLLSKETPTPQNDPRLQHVLVYFLQNNAPQQVVERTLLEQFADKNLSYDERSISIMKVARAKLREIGPDDVDMEEYKRWHEDYSLFRKVSVYLLTGLELYQNGKYQESLTYLVYAYQTNSKLLLKGANRGVSESLIALYRRKCLLKLNELAASLFVSCKEAHVAEGISILNELIIPCMHLMNNFDISKEDLDAIEVMRNCWCSYLGREDMDAKLQMKLGELLPRLLDSSTEVIVLKEPPKIRPNSPYDLCSRFAAVMESIHGASAVTVQ